From Camelus ferus isolate YT-003-E chromosome 18, BCGSAC_Cfer_1.0, whole genome shotgun sequence, one genomic window encodes:
- the LOC102521260 gene encoding arf-GAP with dual PH domain-containing protein 1 isoform X4 → MASRGNAVARAMFQSKVPPFYYRPSASDCQLLREQWIRAKYERQEFTHPERQEPYSAGYREGFLWKRGRDNGQFLSRKFVLTEREGALKYFNRSDAKEPKAIMKIEHLNATFQPAKIGHPHGLQVTYLKDNSTRNIFVYHEDGKEIVDWFNALRAARFHYLQVAFPGASDADLVPKLSRNYLQEGYMEKTGPKQTEGFRKRWFTMDDRRLMYFKDPLDAFARGEVFIGSRESGYTVLDGLPPSTQGHHWPHGITIVTPERRFLLACETESEQRAWMEALRTVVDRPMLPQEYAVEAHFKHKP, encoded by the exons GCTCCTGCGGGAGCAGTGGATCCGGGCCAAGTACGAACGGCAGGAGTTCACCCACCCCGAGAGGCAGGAGCCGTACTCCGCAG GGTACCGAGAAGGCTTCCTCTGGAAGCGCGGCCGGGACAACGGGCAGTTTTTAAGCCGGAAGTTCGTGCTGACGGAACGAGAAGGAGCCCTGAAGTATTTCAACAGGAGTGAC GCCAAGGAGCCCAAGGCCATCATGAAGATAGAGCATCTGAACGCCACCTTCCAGCCGGCCAAGATCGGCCACCCGCACGGCCTGCAGGTCACCTACCTGAAGGACAACAGTACCCGCAACATCTTCGTCTACCACGAGGACGGGAAG gagaTTGTGGACTGGTTCAACGCGCTCCGGGCCGCACGCTTCCACTACTTGCAGGTGGCCTTCCCCGGGGCCAGCGATGCGGAT CTGGTGCCGAAGCTCTCCAGAAACTACCTTCAGGAAGGCTACATGGAGAAGACGGGGCCCAAG CAGACAGAAGGCTTCCGGAAGCGCTGGTTCACCATGGATGACCGGAGGCTCATGTACTTCAAAGACCCCCTG GACGCCTTCGCCCGTGGGGAGGTCTTCATCGGCAGCAGGGAGAGTGGCTACACGGTGCTCGATGGGCTCCCGCCATCCACCCAGGGCCACCACTGGCCACACGGCATCACCATCGTCACGCCCGAGCGCAGGTTCCTGCTGGCCTGCGAGACGGAGTCAGAGCAGCGTGCGTGGATGGAGGCACTCCGGACGGTGGTGGACCGGCCCATGCTGCCCCAGGAGTACGCAG TGGAAGCCCACTTCAAACATAAACCCTAG
- the LOC102521260 gene encoding arf-GAP with dual PH domain-containing protein 1 isoform X1: protein MGRGRQGLCVGGGGGRAADTSAWSLQGSGNATRLGLPEDGRGARGLESPVPGGQGPLAEPGLARPRSQGRDGGVRCQAERMTWLSLNAGGRGPLTSGREPNSRPSARQSGTLASACPKILLLSQLLKLGALGAGRPEGARAWEPDRLRAAFPSVLLVWTGYREGFLWKRGRDNGQFLSRKFVLTEREGALKYFNRSDAKEPKAIMKIEHLNATFQPAKIGHPHGLQVTYLKDNSTRNIFVYHEDGKEIVDWFNALRAARFHYLQVAFPGASDADLVPKLSRNYLQEGYMEKTGPKQTEGFRKRWFTMDDRRLMYFKDPLDAFARGEVFIGSRESGYTVLDGLPPSTQGHHWPHGITIVTPERRFLLACETESEQRAWMEALRTVVDRPMLPQEYAVEAHFKHKP, encoded by the exons ATGGGGCGCGGTCGGCAGGGgctgtgtgtggggggaggtgggggcagagcagCTGATACCTCGGCCTGGAGTCTTCAGGGCTCTGGGAATGCCACACGCTTGGGCCTGCCCGAGGATGGCCGAGGGGCCCGCGGCTTGGAGAGCCCGGTGCCTGGTGGGCAGGGTCCCCTGGCAGAGCCTGGGCTGGCACGTCCCAGGTCacagggcagggatggaggggtgAGATGCCAGGCAGAGAGGATGACTTGGCTGAGCTTGAACGCGGGTGGGCGGGGGCCACTGACTTCAGGCCGAGAGCCAAACAGCCGCCCATCTGCCAGGCAGTCAGGGACCCTGGCCAGTGCCTGTCCGAAAATACTGCTGCTGTCACAGCTCCTGAAATTAGGCGCCTTGGGGGCTGGCCGTCCGGAAGGCGCCCGGGCCTGGGAGCCCGACAGACTCAGGGCCGCGTTTCCGTCTGTCCTGCTGGTCTGGACTG GGTACCGAGAAGGCTTCCTCTGGAAGCGCGGCCGGGACAACGGGCAGTTTTTAAGCCGGAAGTTCGTGCTGACGGAACGAGAAGGAGCCCTGAAGTATTTCAACAGGAGTGAC GCCAAGGAGCCCAAGGCCATCATGAAGATAGAGCATCTGAACGCCACCTTCCAGCCGGCCAAGATCGGCCACCCGCACGGCCTGCAGGTCACCTACCTGAAGGACAACAGTACCCGCAACATCTTCGTCTACCACGAGGACGGGAAG gagaTTGTGGACTGGTTCAACGCGCTCCGGGCCGCACGCTTCCACTACTTGCAGGTGGCCTTCCCCGGGGCCAGCGATGCGGAT CTGGTGCCGAAGCTCTCCAGAAACTACCTTCAGGAAGGCTACATGGAGAAGACGGGGCCCAAG CAGACAGAAGGCTTCCGGAAGCGCTGGTTCACCATGGATGACCGGAGGCTCATGTACTTCAAAGACCCCCTG GACGCCTTCGCCCGTGGGGAGGTCTTCATCGGCAGCAGGGAGAGTGGCTACACGGTGCTCGATGGGCTCCCGCCATCCACCCAGGGCCACCACTGGCCACACGGCATCACCATCGTCACGCCCGAGCGCAGGTTCCTGCTGGCCTGCGAGACGGAGTCAGAGCAGCGTGCGTGGATGGAGGCACTCCGGACGGTGGTGGACCGGCCCATGCTGCCCCAGGAGTACGCAG TGGAAGCCCACTTCAAACATAAACCCTAG
- the LOC102521260 gene encoding arf-GAP with dual PH domain-containing protein 1 isoform X5 — protein MKIEHLNATFQPAKIGHPHGLQVTYLKDNSTRNIFVYHEDGKEIVDWFNALRAARFHYLQVAFPGASDADLVPKLSRNYLQEGYMEKTGPKQTEGFRKRWFTMDDRRLMYFKDPLDAFARGEVFIGSRESGYTVLDGLPPSTQGHHWPHGITIVTPERRFLLACETESEQRAWMEALRTVVDRPMLPQEYAVEAHFKHKP, from the exons ATGAAGATAGAGCATCTGAACGCCACCTTCCAGCCGGCCAAGATCGGCCACCCGCACGGCCTGCAGGTCACCTACCTGAAGGACAACAGTACCCGCAACATCTTCGTCTACCACGAGGACGGGAAG gagaTTGTGGACTGGTTCAACGCGCTCCGGGCCGCACGCTTCCACTACTTGCAGGTGGCCTTCCCCGGGGCCAGCGATGCGGAT CTGGTGCCGAAGCTCTCCAGAAACTACCTTCAGGAAGGCTACATGGAGAAGACGGGGCCCAAG CAGACAGAAGGCTTCCGGAAGCGCTGGTTCACCATGGATGACCGGAGGCTCATGTACTTCAAAGACCCCCTG GACGCCTTCGCCCGTGGGGAGGTCTTCATCGGCAGCAGGGAGAGTGGCTACACGGTGCTCGATGGGCTCCCGCCATCCACCCAGGGCCACCACTGGCCACACGGCATCACCATCGTCACGCCCGAGCGCAGGTTCCTGCTGGCCTGCGAGACGGAGTCAGAGCAGCGTGCGTGGATGGAGGCACTCCGGACGGTGGTGGACCGGCCCATGCTGCCCCAGGAGTACGCAG TGGAAGCCCACTTCAAACATAAACCCTAG
- the GET4 gene encoding Golgi to ER traffic protein 4 homolog isoform X3 — translation MPRLRRTRLALLPSASGLWYMSQSKPAEARELMCSGALLFFSHGQQNSASDLSMLVLESLEKAEVEVADELLESLAKLFSLMDPNSPERVAFVSRALKWSSGGSGKLGHPRLHQLLALTLWKEQNYCESRYHFLHSSDGEGCANMLVEYATSRGFRSEVDMFVAQAVLQYVPFAVLPWLAWPPGARGWPLSRALSGLSRTFLCLKNKSSASVVFTTYTQKHPSIENGPPFVQPLLNFIWFLLLAVDGGKLTVFTVLCEQYQPSLRRDPMYNEYLDRIGQLFFGVPPKQTSSYGGLLGNLLSSLMGSSEQEGEDSQDDSSPIELD, via the exons ATGCCAAGGCTCCGCCGCACCCGCCTTGCACTGCTTCCCTCAGCGTCTGGTTTGTG GTACATGTCGCAGAGCAAGCCCGCCGAGGCCCGAGAGCTCATGTGCTCGGGAGCCCTGCTGTTCTTCAGCCACGGCCAG CAAAACAGTGCCTCGGATTTGTCCATGCTGGTCTTAGAGTCGCTGGAGAAGGCGGAAGTCGAGGTGGCTGACGAGCTGCTGG AAAGTCTGGCGAAGCTGTTTAGTTTGATGGATCCCAACTCCCCGGAGCGAGTGGCGTTCGTGTCGCGAGCCCTGAAGTGGTCCAGCGGGGGGTCCGGGAAGCTGGGCCACCCCCGGCTGCACCAGCTGCTGGCCCTCACCCTGTGGAAAG AGCAGAACTACTGTGAGTCCCGGTACCACTTCCTGCACTCCAGCGACGGAGAAGGCTGCGCCAACATGCTGGTGGAGTACGCCACCTCCAGGGGCTTCCGCAGCGAGGTGGACATGTTCGTGGCCCAGGCCGTCCTGCAGTACGTGCCCTTTGCTGTCCTGCCCTGGCTCGCGTGGCCGCCTGGGGCCCGGGGATGGCCTCTGAGCCGGGCGCTCTCCGGGCTGAGCCGCAC GTTTCtgtgtttgaaaaacaaaagcagcgCGTCTGTGGTGTTCACGACGTACACACAGAAACACCCGTCCATCGAGAACGGCCCTCCGTTCGTGCAGCCCCTGCTCAACTTCATCTGGTTCCTGCTGCTGGCCGTAGATGG GGGGAAGCTGACAGTCTTCACGGTGCTGTGCGAGCAGTATCAGCCGTCTCTCCGGCGGGACCCCATGTACAACGAG TACCTCGACAGGATAGGACAGCTCTTCTTTGGCGTGCCCCCCAAGCAGACGTCTTCCTACGGAGGCTTGTTGG GGAACCTTCTGAGCAGCCTCATGGGCTCCTCGGAGCAGGAGGGCGAGGACAGCCAGGACGACAGCAGCCCCATCGAGCTCGACTGA
- the GET4 gene encoding Golgi to ER traffic protein 4 homolog isoform X4, giving the protein MLDHEHDPGSALKRYMSQSKPAEARELMCSGALLFFSHGQQNSASDLSMLVLESLEKAEVEVADELLESLAKLFSLMDPNSPERVAFVSRALKWSSGGSGKLGHPRLHQLLALTLWKEQNYCESRYHFLHSSDGEGCANMLVEYATSRGFRSEVDMFVAQAVLQYVPFAVLPWLAWPPGARGWPLSRALSGLSRTFLCLKNKSSASVVFTTYTQKHPSIENGPPFVQPLLNFIWFLLLAVDGGKLTVFTVLCEQYQPSLRRDPMYNEYLDRIGQLFFGVPPKQTSSYGGLLGNLLSSLMGSSEQEGEDSQDDSSPIELD; this is encoded by the exons ATGCTGGACCACGAACACGATCCTGGATCAGCTTTAAAGAG GTACATGTCGCAGAGCAAGCCCGCCGAGGCCCGAGAGCTCATGTGCTCGGGAGCCCTGCTGTTCTTCAGCCACGGCCAG CAAAACAGTGCCTCGGATTTGTCCATGCTGGTCTTAGAGTCGCTGGAGAAGGCGGAAGTCGAGGTGGCTGACGAGCTGCTGG AAAGTCTGGCGAAGCTGTTTAGTTTGATGGATCCCAACTCCCCGGAGCGAGTGGCGTTCGTGTCGCGAGCCCTGAAGTGGTCCAGCGGGGGGTCCGGGAAGCTGGGCCACCCCCGGCTGCACCAGCTGCTGGCCCTCACCCTGTGGAAAG AGCAGAACTACTGTGAGTCCCGGTACCACTTCCTGCACTCCAGCGACGGAGAAGGCTGCGCCAACATGCTGGTGGAGTACGCCACCTCCAGGGGCTTCCGCAGCGAGGTGGACATGTTCGTGGCCCAGGCCGTCCTGCAGTACGTGCCCTTTGCTGTCCTGCCCTGGCTCGCGTGGCCGCCTGGGGCCCGGGGATGGCCTCTGAGCCGGGCGCTCTCCGGGCTGAGCCGCAC GTTTCtgtgtttgaaaaacaaaagcagcgCGTCTGTGGTGTTCACGACGTACACACAGAAACACCCGTCCATCGAGAACGGCCCTCCGTTCGTGCAGCCCCTGCTCAACTTCATCTGGTTCCTGCTGCTGGCCGTAGATGG GGGGAAGCTGACAGTCTTCACGGTGCTGTGCGAGCAGTATCAGCCGTCTCTCCGGCGGGACCCCATGTACAACGAG TACCTCGACAGGATAGGACAGCTCTTCTTTGGCGTGCCCCCCAAGCAGACGTCTTCCTACGGAGGCTTGTTGG GGAACCTTCTGAGCAGCCTCATGGGCTCCTCGGAGCAGGAGGGCGAGGACAGCCAGGACGACAGCAGCCCCATCGAGCTCGACTGA
- the GET4 gene encoding Golgi to ER traffic protein 4 homolog isoform X5, translating into MSQSKPAEARELMCSGALLFFSHGQQNSASDLSMLVLESLEKAEVEVADELLESLAKLFSLMDPNSPERVAFVSRALKWSSGGSGKLGHPRLHQLLALTLWKEQNYCESRYHFLHSSDGEGCANMLVEYATSRGFRSEVDMFVAQAVLQYVPFAVLPWLAWPPGARGWPLSRALSGLSRTFLCLKNKSSASVVFTTYTQKHPSIENGPPFVQPLLNFIWFLLLAVDGGKLTVFTVLCEQYQPSLRRDPMYNEYLDRIGQLFFGVPPKQTSSYGGLLGNLLSSLMGSSEQEGEDSQDDSSPIELD; encoded by the exons ATGTCGCAGAGCAAGCCCGCCGAGGCCCGAGAGCTCATGTGCTCGGGAGCCCTGCTGTTCTTCAGCCACGGCCAG CAAAACAGTGCCTCGGATTTGTCCATGCTGGTCTTAGAGTCGCTGGAGAAGGCGGAAGTCGAGGTGGCTGACGAGCTGCTGG AAAGTCTGGCGAAGCTGTTTAGTTTGATGGATCCCAACTCCCCGGAGCGAGTGGCGTTCGTGTCGCGAGCCCTGAAGTGGTCCAGCGGGGGGTCCGGGAAGCTGGGCCACCCCCGGCTGCACCAGCTGCTGGCCCTCACCCTGTGGAAAG AGCAGAACTACTGTGAGTCCCGGTACCACTTCCTGCACTCCAGCGACGGAGAAGGCTGCGCCAACATGCTGGTGGAGTACGCCACCTCCAGGGGCTTCCGCAGCGAGGTGGACATGTTCGTGGCCCAGGCCGTCCTGCAGTACGTGCCCTTTGCTGTCCTGCCCTGGCTCGCGTGGCCGCCTGGGGCCCGGGGATGGCCTCTGAGCCGGGCGCTCTCCGGGCTGAGCCGCAC GTTTCtgtgtttgaaaaacaaaagcagcgCGTCTGTGGTGTTCACGACGTACACACAGAAACACCCGTCCATCGAGAACGGCCCTCCGTTCGTGCAGCCCCTGCTCAACTTCATCTGGTTCCTGCTGCTGGCCGTAGATGG GGGGAAGCTGACAGTCTTCACGGTGCTGTGCGAGCAGTATCAGCCGTCTCTCCGGCGGGACCCCATGTACAACGAG TACCTCGACAGGATAGGACAGCTCTTCTTTGGCGTGCCCCCCAAGCAGACGTCTTCCTACGGAGGCTTGTTGG GGAACCTTCTGAGCAGCCTCATGGGCTCCTCGGAGCAGGAGGGCGAGGACAGCCAGGACGACAGCAGCCCCATCGAGCTCGACTGA